One Aethina tumida isolate Nest 87 chromosome 5, icAetTumi1.1, whole genome shotgun sequence genomic window carries:
- the LOC109597200 gene encoding uncharacterized protein LOC109597200 isoform X1 — MEDGSNGPLSDVEVSEITKNGVVAPIMANFPEGTVAVNNEYKLNSTEPVKVNGEVHTEENNIVEPEHSSESDALVIDETVAKPKTKKKRVSKSKSPKDTEVVPHSNPYFNESIFELSQQHQQSQEQPQEETKAPKNKRKAPKTKPKLREYAQYLGLQPTVQFKCSKCGLAGFESLQSLNEHVVQCTEIRSVQDIQPDNNCAGFKLTRKVFLCSACGTYYENWNLYMHMLEFHRRYICLYCLGMFSVLEDLCQHIQVKHNLEPGYKNTPDEFFNAYNEPCYVVCCECNNIFNEQDNFFYHDCMLPESRLPLKNKSKASKQQITPENHVTGDSGDATIVPDSEFIKDSDCSNKISSENIESSDCNKDISVNNLEVKVENETQPEMTKSKSDDDNFDENNESNLTNCSDNSGEVDMDKSDDNDNLDVNLADDRSQDSDPADEEMLGSPEPIETRKVPKLSLKLPKPGTYQDYANEDSNDSCDKNEAMDIEDQVDSENENDAEDNVDAETEEPKPEDEHDERQSPSPVSQEPKEEEQEKPEQQPEEEEVPVEEPPLQIAGNDVAIIELELEQPLDKFDIRVLLQKCLRATISACIFCNHARKIAVNGKQLGLHAIAEHRFSAVVNSITAEELIPESFVARIRDSLDELDKIYFNLESGATDDAVTFSHLFECFQCRYSTTVHKELYLHNRKMHAKNLLLCIICKSNFYSYSELVCHLCPGVYAVHSELTYRCCMCVSNDLPSSFRLMVHLRKRHHACDVCLELCHNQYRLSNHVWKHKLLHFCYRCGIAYRNKPDITRHLFWKHGTESVLCKKCLVKKWPHVYHFCIPPTSFTCEECSLVFSRPVALKVHKRIHTDEKPHACTVENCTEKFISKKLLQKHEERHRAPPVEVKVDKVEEDVKSPAPEEEKPPEEKVEEKPKPKIDVYDLPALNLSESDSSDSEDETAKVKSEAKTETQNTEEVKIDNNILPDILTKLPDEQNAQAMEVDKPAPVIEDIWDNFKNYQANKDKLDQIFNDSTKVDSPPKILDEPIDLVVTAGMALKDHDYCIDPENKPDMSIVEVKPALTLSDSVDHDYCSPKTLKPSHPHNSEEPEAKGNEQDVKIEGTPRKRSNSSSSDSSSDSDSSCTCGSNCSCTSSSGSSSSSSDSSGSDSSTEEGRRKQIERREKRRERQRNTRKSESKPVDVVSTDPQQVAPPVNLVDAPIHESDLDTTESETDEEFYDKNPQLLAKKRLEEKRNQILEEVGCLPNGDFIESTSRPPTPPPGQVDEEDTKPKKKSKSKKRKKKKSERKESENGGAVSNEVPNIPDTYYQQYHQKSPPTVAPITLSLSRNSPLPTITPTYSASPINNSGTSPFHKTPMMQHQQQQKMLHESQGFARRESTDSSLRASKRRRVPNKFYGYSSDEEEKEKAHAVHTPKWRKTETATTPRSPMVVPPITIKNPTHRPPVASPLPPIEPIQIRHNSGEMRVNRVPPIKLMPRPPVQQRVEDSATDSNDSDAEPPPPPQPLAKAANQPQLYCYCQCPYDEVSEMIGCDSSDCSIEWFHFECVGIMVPPKGQWFCPDCRKKKQMRRELLQQT, encoded by the exons ATGGAAGATGGTTCAAACGGGCCACTGTCAGACGTAGAGGTGTcggaaattacaaaaaatggaGTAGTCGCCCCAATAATGGCAAACTTCCCAGAAGGGACAGTTGCTGTGAATAACGAATACAAACTGAATTCAACTGAACCAGTCAAGGTTAATGGTGAGGTTCATACAGAAGAAAACAACATTGTAGAACCAGAGCACAGCTCGGAGAGCGATGCTTTAGTGATTGATGAAACAGTAGCAAAAccgaaaacgaaaaaaaaacgtGTCTCGAAGTCTAAATCACCAAAGGATACAGAAGTGGTGCCACACTCAAATCCCTACTTCAATGAATCAATATTTGAACTATCTCAGCAACATCAGCAATCTCAAGAACAGCCACAGGAAGAAACCAAGGCTCCAAAAAACAAGCGCAAAGCACCCAAAACCAAACCGAAACTCAGAGAATATGCACAGTATTTAGGGTTACAACCGACAGTTCAGTTCAAATGTTCAAAATGCGGACTTGCGGGTTTTGAATCGCTGCAATCTTTAAATGAGCATGTCGTACAGTGTACTGAAATTCGAAGTGTACAAGATATTCAACCGGATAATAATTGTGCAGGCTTCAAGCTAACCAGGAAGGTGTTTTTGTGCTCTGCCTGTGGGACTTACTATGAAAACTGGAATCTCTACATGCATATGCTGGAGTTTCACAGACGATACatatgtttatattgtttaggAATGTTTTCAGTGCTCGAGGATTTGTGTCAGCATATACAGGTCAAACACAATCTTGAGCCAGGCTATAAGAACACTCCCGATGAATTTTTTAACGCGTACAATGAACCTTGTTATGTAGTGTGTTGTGAGTGTAACAATATATTCAACGAGcaggataattttttttatcacgACTGCATGTTACCTGAGTCCAGGTTACCACTGAAGAACAAGTCAAAGGCGAGTAAGCAGCAGATAACTCCTGAAAATCATGTGACTGGGGATTCAGGGGATGCTACTATTGTACCGGACAGTGAATTTATCAAAGATAGTGattgtagtaataaaatttctagtgAAAACATAGAATCTAGTGACTGTAATAAAGACAtatctgtaaataatttagaagttAAGGTGGAAAATGAAACTCAACCGGAAATGACCAAGAGCAAGTCTGATGatgataattttgatgaaaacaACGAAAGCAATTTGACCAACTGCTCAGATAACAGTGGTGAAGTGGATATGGATAAAAGTGACGATAATGACAATTTAGATGTCAACTTGGCAGATGACAGAAGCCAGGATTCAGATCCAGCTGATGAAGAAATGCTGGGAAGTCCAGAACCGATCGAAACAAGAAAG GTTCCCAAACTTTCGCTCAAACTTCCAAAACCAGGCACGTATCAGGACTACGCAAACGAAGACAGCAACGACAGTTGCGACAAGAACGAGGCCATGGACATCGAGGACCAGGTCGACAGCGAGAACGAGAACGATGCCGAGGACAATGTCGATGCGGAAACAGAAGAACCGAAGCCGGAAGACGAGCACGACGAACGACAATCACCCTCTCCTGTCAGTCAAGAACCCAAAGAGGAGGAACAAGAAAAACCGGAACAGCAACCGGAAGAGGAGGAAGTTCCGGTTGAAGAACCGCCGCTTCAAATCGCCGGCAATGATGTCGCTATCATCGAACTGGAACTGGAACAGCCCCTGGACAAGTTTGACATTCGGGTGTTGCTGCAGAAATGTCTGAGAGCCACGATTTCGGCCTGCATCTTTTGCAATCACGCCAGGAAGATAGCTGTTAATGGAAAGCAGCTGGGTCTTCATGCCATTGCGGAACACCGATTTTCGGCGGTGGTGAACAGCATCACGGCCGAGGAGCTGATTCCCGAGAGTTTCGTCGCCCGGATACGTGACTCTCTGGACGAGCTGgacaaaatatactttaatctGGAGTCGGGCGCCACGGATGACGCCGTCACCTTTTCGCATCTGTTCGAATGTTTTCAATGCCG TTACAGCACGACTGTTCACAAGGAGCTGTACCTCCACAATCGCAAGATGCACGCCAAAAACCTCCTACTTTGCATCATATGTAAGTCGAATTTCTACAGCTACAGCGAATTGGTGTGCCATTTGTGCCCCGGCGTCTACGCCGTGCACTCCGAATTGACGTACCGATGCTGCATGTGCGTCAGCAACGACCTCCCGTCCTCTTTCCGACTGATGGTGCACCTTCGAAAGCGACACCACGCTTGCGATGTCTGTTTAGAACTGTGTCACAATCAATATCGATTATCAAATCACGTCTGGAAGCATAAATTACTTCACTTCTGCTATCGGTGCGGTATTGCGTATAGGAACAAg CCTGACATTACACGGCATCTATTTTGGAAGCACGGGACTGAGAGTGTGCTTTGCAAAAAGTGCCTGGTCAAAAAGTGGCCGCACGTCTATCATTTCTGCATTCCACCAACTAGCTTTACTTGTGAAGAATGCAGTTTGGTGTTCTCACGACCGGTCGCCCTTAAGGTGCACAAAAGGATACACACCGACGAAAAACCCCATGCTTGCACCGTTGAGAATTGTACCGAGAAGTTCATATCGAAAAAATTGCTACAAAAGCATGAAGAAAGGCACAGGGCGCCCCCAGTGGAAGTTAAGGTTGACAAAGTGGAGGAGGACGTCAAGAGTCCCGCTCCGGAGGAAGAAAAACCACCAGAGGAGAAGGTGGAAGAAAAGCCGAAGCCTAAAATCGACGTTTACGATCTTCCTGCGTTAAATTTATCGGAGAGCGACAGCAGTGATTCAGAAGATGAAACAGCCAAAGTTAAAAGTGAAGCCAAAACGGAGACGCAAAACACTGAGGAGGTAAAAATCGACAACAACATATTGCCCGACATCTTAACCAAATTGCCGGATGAACAAAATGCACAAGCCATGGAGGTCGACAAACCCGCACCGGTGATCGAAGACATTTGggacaactttaaaaattatcaggcCAACAAAGACAAACTCGACCAAATTTTCAATGACTCGACTAAGGTGGATTCGCCGCCGAAAATTTTGGATGAACCAATTGATTTGGTCGTTACTGCGGGTATGGCCTTAAAAGACCACGACTATTGCATAGATCCGGAAAATAAACCTGACATGAGCATAGTTGAGGTGAAACCTGCGTTAACCCTTTCCGACAGTGTTGACCACGATTATTGCTCACCGAAAACATTGAAACCATCACACCCCCATAACTCGGAGGAGCCGGAGGCGAAAGGGAACGAACAGGACGTCAAAATAGAGGGTACGCCCAGAAAACGTTCGAACAGTTCGTCGAGCGACTCGTCGTCAGACAGTGACTCGTCATGTACCTGCGGTTCAAATTGTTCCTGTACGTCCAGTTCAGGCAGTTCATCGTCTAGTTCTGACAGTTCCGGTTCCGATAGCTCCACGGAGGAGGGTCGGCGAAAACAGATTGAGAGAAGGGAAAAACGTAGGGAACGGCAGCGAAATACCAGGAAAAGCGAAAGCAAG cCTGTGGATGTGGTTTCGACGGATCCCCAACAGGTGGCTCCTCCAGTTAACTTGGTCGACGCGCCGATACACGAGTCTGACCTTGACACAACCGAAAGCGAAACAGACGAGGAGTTTTACGATAAAAACCCCCAATTACTTGCCAAAAAACGCCTCGAAGAGAAACGCAATCAGATTTTAGAGGAAGTCGGCTGTCTACCTAATGGCGACTTCATCGAGAGTACCAGCCGGCCTCCGACGCCTCCACCGGGTCAAGTCGACGAGGAGGACACCAAACCGAAGAAGAAATCTAAATCTAAGAAGCGCAAAAAGAAGAAGAGCGAGAGAAAGGAAAGCGAAAACGGTGGCGCTGTCAGCAACGAAGTTCCCAACATTCCAGACACATATTACCAACAGTATCACCAAAAGAGTCCACCAACGGTGGCGCCAATAACCCTATCGCTGTCGCGAAACTCACCGTTGCCGACAATTACGCCCACATACTCCGCGTCTCCAATTAACAACAGCGGTACATCACCTTTCCATAAGACACCCATGATGCAACATCAACAACAGCAGAAGATGCTGCATGAGTCGCAGGGCTTCGCCAGGCGGGAATCGACGGATTCTAGCCTAAGGGCGTCGAAGCGGAGACGGGTCCCTAACAAGTTTTACGGTTATTCCAGCGACGAGGAGGAAAAAGAGAAAGCACATGCGGTGCACACGCCCAAGTGGCGAAAAACTGAG ACTGCGACGACCCCACGTTCTCCCATGGTCGTGCCGCCCATTACGATTAAAAATCCTACTCATCGACCACCGGTCGCTAGTCCGCTCCCACCCATTGAACCAATTCAAATTCGCCATAACTCGGGAGAGATGCGCGTCAATCGGGTGCCGCCCATCAAGCTTATGCCACGCCCACCCGTACAACAAAGGGTCGAGGACAGCGCAACCGATTCGAACGACAGCGACGCTGAGCCTCCACCACCGCCACAGCCTTTGGCAAAAG CAGCAAATCAACCTCAGTTGTACTGTTACTGTCAGTGTCCGTACGACGAAGTTTCCGAGATGATTGGCTGCGACTCCAGCGACTGTTCCATCGAATGGTTCCACTTTGAATGCGTGGGCATCATGGTACCACCGAAAGGTCAGTGGTTTTGTCCGGACTGTCGCAAGAAAAAGCAGATGCGTAGGGAACTGTTACAACAGACGTAA
- the LOC109597200 gene encoding uncharacterized protein LOC109597200 isoform X2, with translation MEDGSNGPLSDVEVSEITKNGVVAPIMANFPEGTVAVNNEYKLNSTEPVKVNGEVHTEENNIVEPEHSSESDALVIDETVAKPKTKKKRVSKSKSPKDTEVVPHSNPYFNESIFELSQQHQQSQEQPQEETKAPKNKRKAPKTKPKLREYAQYLGLQPTVQFKCSKCGLAGFESLQSLNEHVVQCTEIRSVQDIQPDNNCAGFKLTRKVFLCSACGTYYENWNLYMHMLEFHRRYICLYCLGMFSVLEDLCQHIQVKHNLEPGYKNTPDEFFNAYNEPCYVVCCECNNIFNEQDNFFYHDCMLPESRLPLKNKSKASKQQITPENHVTGDSGDATIVPDSEFIKDSDCSNKISSENIESSDCNKDISVNNLEVKVENETQPEMTKSKSDDDNFDENNESNLTNCSDNSGEVDMDKSDDNDNLDVNLADDRSQDSDPADEEMLGSPEPIETRKVPKLSLKLPKPGTYQDYANEDSNDSCDKNEAMDIEDQVDSENENDAEDNVDAETEEPKPEDEHDERQSPSPVSQEPKEEEQEKPEQQPEEEEVPVEEPPLQIAGNDVAIIELELEQPLDKFDIRVLLQKCLRATISACIFCNHARKIAVNGKQLGLHAIAEHRFSAVVNSITAEELIPESFVARIRDSLDELDKIYFNLESGATDDAVTFSHLFECFQCRYSTTVHKELYLHNRKMHAKNLLLCIICKSNFYSYSELVCHLCPGVYAVHSELTYRCCMCVSNDLPSSFRLMVHLRKRHHACDVCLELCHNQYRLSNHVWKHKLLHFCYRCGIAYRNKPDITRHLFWKHGTESVLCKKCLVKKWPHVYHFCIPPTSFTCEECSLVFSRPVALKVHKRIHTDEKPHACTVENCTEKFISKKLLQKHEERHRAPPVEVKVDKVEEDVKSPAPEEEKPPEEKVEEKPKPKIDVYDLPALNLSESDSSDSEDETAKVKSEAKTETQNTEEVKIDNNILPDILTKLPDEQNAQAMEVDKPAPVIEDIWDNFKNYQANKDKLDQIFNDSTKVDSPPKILDEPIDLVVTAGMALKDHDYCIDPENKPDMSIVEVKPALTLSDSVDHDYCSPKTLKPSHPHNSEEPEAKGNEQDVKIEGTPRKRSNSSSSDSSSDSDSSCTCGSNCSCTSSSGSSSSSSDSSGSDSSTEEGRRKQIERREKRRERQRNTRKSESKPVDVVSTDPQQVAPPVNLVDAPIHESDLDTTESETDEEFYDKNPQLLAKKRLEEKRNQILEEVGCLPNGDFIESTSRPPTPPPGQVDEEDTKPKKKSKSKKRKKKKSERKESENGGAVSNEVPNIPDTYYQQYHQKSPPTVAPITLSLSRNSPLPTITPTYSASPINNSGTSPFHKTPMMQHQQQQKMLHESQGFARRESTDSSLRASKRRRVPNKFYGYSSDEEEKEKAHAVHTPKWRKTETATTPRSPMVVPPITIKNPTHRPPVASPLPPIEPIQIRHNSGEMRVNRVPPIKLMPRPPVQQRVEDSATDSNDSDAEPPPPPQPLAKANQPQLYCYCQCPYDEVSEMIGCDSSDCSIEWFHFECVGIMVPPKGQWFCPDCRKKKQMRRELLQQT, from the exons ATGGAAGATGGTTCAAACGGGCCACTGTCAGACGTAGAGGTGTcggaaattacaaaaaatggaGTAGTCGCCCCAATAATGGCAAACTTCCCAGAAGGGACAGTTGCTGTGAATAACGAATACAAACTGAATTCAACTGAACCAGTCAAGGTTAATGGTGAGGTTCATACAGAAGAAAACAACATTGTAGAACCAGAGCACAGCTCGGAGAGCGATGCTTTAGTGATTGATGAAACAGTAGCAAAAccgaaaacgaaaaaaaaacgtGTCTCGAAGTCTAAATCACCAAAGGATACAGAAGTGGTGCCACACTCAAATCCCTACTTCAATGAATCAATATTTGAACTATCTCAGCAACATCAGCAATCTCAAGAACAGCCACAGGAAGAAACCAAGGCTCCAAAAAACAAGCGCAAAGCACCCAAAACCAAACCGAAACTCAGAGAATATGCACAGTATTTAGGGTTACAACCGACAGTTCAGTTCAAATGTTCAAAATGCGGACTTGCGGGTTTTGAATCGCTGCAATCTTTAAATGAGCATGTCGTACAGTGTACTGAAATTCGAAGTGTACAAGATATTCAACCGGATAATAATTGTGCAGGCTTCAAGCTAACCAGGAAGGTGTTTTTGTGCTCTGCCTGTGGGACTTACTATGAAAACTGGAATCTCTACATGCATATGCTGGAGTTTCACAGACGATACatatgtttatattgtttaggAATGTTTTCAGTGCTCGAGGATTTGTGTCAGCATATACAGGTCAAACACAATCTTGAGCCAGGCTATAAGAACACTCCCGATGAATTTTTTAACGCGTACAATGAACCTTGTTATGTAGTGTGTTGTGAGTGTAACAATATATTCAACGAGcaggataattttttttatcacgACTGCATGTTACCTGAGTCCAGGTTACCACTGAAGAACAAGTCAAAGGCGAGTAAGCAGCAGATAACTCCTGAAAATCATGTGACTGGGGATTCAGGGGATGCTACTATTGTACCGGACAGTGAATTTATCAAAGATAGTGattgtagtaataaaatttctagtgAAAACATAGAATCTAGTGACTGTAATAAAGACAtatctgtaaataatttagaagttAAGGTGGAAAATGAAACTCAACCGGAAATGACCAAGAGCAAGTCTGATGatgataattttgatgaaaacaACGAAAGCAATTTGACCAACTGCTCAGATAACAGTGGTGAAGTGGATATGGATAAAAGTGACGATAATGACAATTTAGATGTCAACTTGGCAGATGACAGAAGCCAGGATTCAGATCCAGCTGATGAAGAAATGCTGGGAAGTCCAGAACCGATCGAAACAAGAAAG GTTCCCAAACTTTCGCTCAAACTTCCAAAACCAGGCACGTATCAGGACTACGCAAACGAAGACAGCAACGACAGTTGCGACAAGAACGAGGCCATGGACATCGAGGACCAGGTCGACAGCGAGAACGAGAACGATGCCGAGGACAATGTCGATGCGGAAACAGAAGAACCGAAGCCGGAAGACGAGCACGACGAACGACAATCACCCTCTCCTGTCAGTCAAGAACCCAAAGAGGAGGAACAAGAAAAACCGGAACAGCAACCGGAAGAGGAGGAAGTTCCGGTTGAAGAACCGCCGCTTCAAATCGCCGGCAATGATGTCGCTATCATCGAACTGGAACTGGAACAGCCCCTGGACAAGTTTGACATTCGGGTGTTGCTGCAGAAATGTCTGAGAGCCACGATTTCGGCCTGCATCTTTTGCAATCACGCCAGGAAGATAGCTGTTAATGGAAAGCAGCTGGGTCTTCATGCCATTGCGGAACACCGATTTTCGGCGGTGGTGAACAGCATCACGGCCGAGGAGCTGATTCCCGAGAGTTTCGTCGCCCGGATACGTGACTCTCTGGACGAGCTGgacaaaatatactttaatctGGAGTCGGGCGCCACGGATGACGCCGTCACCTTTTCGCATCTGTTCGAATGTTTTCAATGCCG TTACAGCACGACTGTTCACAAGGAGCTGTACCTCCACAATCGCAAGATGCACGCCAAAAACCTCCTACTTTGCATCATATGTAAGTCGAATTTCTACAGCTACAGCGAATTGGTGTGCCATTTGTGCCCCGGCGTCTACGCCGTGCACTCCGAATTGACGTACCGATGCTGCATGTGCGTCAGCAACGACCTCCCGTCCTCTTTCCGACTGATGGTGCACCTTCGAAAGCGACACCACGCTTGCGATGTCTGTTTAGAACTGTGTCACAATCAATATCGATTATCAAATCACGTCTGGAAGCATAAATTACTTCACTTCTGCTATCGGTGCGGTATTGCGTATAGGAACAAg CCTGACATTACACGGCATCTATTTTGGAAGCACGGGACTGAGAGTGTGCTTTGCAAAAAGTGCCTGGTCAAAAAGTGGCCGCACGTCTATCATTTCTGCATTCCACCAACTAGCTTTACTTGTGAAGAATGCAGTTTGGTGTTCTCACGACCGGTCGCCCTTAAGGTGCACAAAAGGATACACACCGACGAAAAACCCCATGCTTGCACCGTTGAGAATTGTACCGAGAAGTTCATATCGAAAAAATTGCTACAAAAGCATGAAGAAAGGCACAGGGCGCCCCCAGTGGAAGTTAAGGTTGACAAAGTGGAGGAGGACGTCAAGAGTCCCGCTCCGGAGGAAGAAAAACCACCAGAGGAGAAGGTGGAAGAAAAGCCGAAGCCTAAAATCGACGTTTACGATCTTCCTGCGTTAAATTTATCGGAGAGCGACAGCAGTGATTCAGAAGATGAAACAGCCAAAGTTAAAAGTGAAGCCAAAACGGAGACGCAAAACACTGAGGAGGTAAAAATCGACAACAACATATTGCCCGACATCTTAACCAAATTGCCGGATGAACAAAATGCACAAGCCATGGAGGTCGACAAACCCGCACCGGTGATCGAAGACATTTGggacaactttaaaaattatcaggcCAACAAAGACAAACTCGACCAAATTTTCAATGACTCGACTAAGGTGGATTCGCCGCCGAAAATTTTGGATGAACCAATTGATTTGGTCGTTACTGCGGGTATGGCCTTAAAAGACCACGACTATTGCATAGATCCGGAAAATAAACCTGACATGAGCATAGTTGAGGTGAAACCTGCGTTAACCCTTTCCGACAGTGTTGACCACGATTATTGCTCACCGAAAACATTGAAACCATCACACCCCCATAACTCGGAGGAGCCGGAGGCGAAAGGGAACGAACAGGACGTCAAAATAGAGGGTACGCCCAGAAAACGTTCGAACAGTTCGTCGAGCGACTCGTCGTCAGACAGTGACTCGTCATGTACCTGCGGTTCAAATTGTTCCTGTACGTCCAGTTCAGGCAGTTCATCGTCTAGTTCTGACAGTTCCGGTTCCGATAGCTCCACGGAGGAGGGTCGGCGAAAACAGATTGAGAGAAGGGAAAAACGTAGGGAACGGCAGCGAAATACCAGGAAAAGCGAAAGCAAG cCTGTGGATGTGGTTTCGACGGATCCCCAACAGGTGGCTCCTCCAGTTAACTTGGTCGACGCGCCGATACACGAGTCTGACCTTGACACAACCGAAAGCGAAACAGACGAGGAGTTTTACGATAAAAACCCCCAATTACTTGCCAAAAAACGCCTCGAAGAGAAACGCAATCAGATTTTAGAGGAAGTCGGCTGTCTACCTAATGGCGACTTCATCGAGAGTACCAGCCGGCCTCCGACGCCTCCACCGGGTCAAGTCGACGAGGAGGACACCAAACCGAAGAAGAAATCTAAATCTAAGAAGCGCAAAAAGAAGAAGAGCGAGAGAAAGGAAAGCGAAAACGGTGGCGCTGTCAGCAACGAAGTTCCCAACATTCCAGACACATATTACCAACAGTATCACCAAAAGAGTCCACCAACGGTGGCGCCAATAACCCTATCGCTGTCGCGAAACTCACCGTTGCCGACAATTACGCCCACATACTCCGCGTCTCCAATTAACAACAGCGGTACATCACCTTTCCATAAGACACCCATGATGCAACATCAACAACAGCAGAAGATGCTGCATGAGTCGCAGGGCTTCGCCAGGCGGGAATCGACGGATTCTAGCCTAAGGGCGTCGAAGCGGAGACGGGTCCCTAACAAGTTTTACGGTTATTCCAGCGACGAGGAGGAAAAAGAGAAAGCACATGCGGTGCACACGCCCAAGTGGCGAAAAACTGAG ACTGCGACGACCCCACGTTCTCCCATGGTCGTGCCGCCCATTACGATTAAAAATCCTACTCATCGACCACCGGTCGCTAGTCCGCTCCCACCCATTGAACCAATTCAAATTCGCCATAACTCGGGAGAGATGCGCGTCAATCGGGTGCCGCCCATCAAGCTTATGCCACGCCCACCCGTACAACAAAGGGTCGAGGACAGCGCAACCGATTCGAACGACAGCGACGCTGAGCCTCCACCACCGCCACAGCCTTTGGCAAAAG CAAATCAACCTCAGTTGTACTGTTACTGTCAGTGTCCGTACGACGAAGTTTCCGAGATGATTGGCTGCGACTCCAGCGACTGTTCCATCGAATGGTTCCACTTTGAATGCGTGGGCATCATGGTACCACCGAAAGGTCAGTGGTTTTGTCCGGACTGTCGCAAGAAAAAGCAGATGCGTAGGGAACTGTTACAACAGACGTAA